One window of Streptomyces sp. FIT100 genomic DNA carries:
- a CDS encoding serine hydrolase: MPVRRARTVRAVRAVRAVRAVRAVRAERTAGVARSARTACTAHSASVALVGALAAAAVAAATLVPPAVSAASAAETGTGTGHAGTRAAIEASVRAGVPGVVAGARDRRGAWDGTTGLANTATGRERLPQDRFRVGSITKTFVATVLLQLEAEGKLGLDDTVDTWLPGLVRGNGHDGRRTTVRQLLNHTSGIYNYTGDSDFAEQVFGPGFFEHRYDTWQARELVAVAMRHKPEFAPGTGWSYSNTNYILAGMVIEEVTGRPYGREVERRILHPLKLTATSVPGTVAGMPSPSGRAYSKLSPDPAADTVHDVTELNPSAAGAAGEMISSTSDLQRFYRALLGGKLLPARQLKQMTETVPISPELPQHRYGLGLTRTTLSCGKEVWGHGGGIHGSSSEAVTTRDARHSLALNLNADWTGDPAAVVDAEFCRPSARATG, from the coding sequence ATGCCGGTACGCCGTGCCCGCACCGTCCGCGCCGTCCGCGCCGTCCGCGCCGTCCGCGCCGTCCGCGCCGTCCGCGCCGAACGTACCGCAGGCGTCGCACGTTCCGCTCGAACCGCATGCACCGCACATTCCGCAAGCGTCGCGCTGGTCGGAGCGCTCGCCGCGGCCGCGGTCGCCGCCGCCACGCTCGTCCCGCCCGCCGTCTCCGCGGCCTCCGCCGCCGAGACGGGGACCGGCACCGGCCACGCCGGCACCCGCGCCGCCATCGAGGCGTCCGTCCGTGCCGGAGTCCCCGGCGTCGTCGCCGGGGCACGGGACCGCCGCGGCGCCTGGGACGGCACCACCGGCCTCGCGAACACTGCCACCGGCCGTGAGCGGCTTCCGCAGGACCGTTTCCGCGTCGGCTCCATCACCAAGACGTTCGTCGCCACGGTCCTCCTGCAACTGGAGGCCGAGGGCAAGCTGGGCCTGGACGACACCGTCGACACCTGGCTGCCCGGCCTCGTCCGCGGCAACGGCCACGACGGGCGGCGCACCACTGTGCGGCAGCTCCTCAACCACACCAGCGGCATCTACAACTACACCGGCGACAGCGACTTCGCCGAGCAGGTCTTCGGGCCCGGCTTCTTCGAGCACCGCTACGACACCTGGCAGGCCCGCGAGCTCGTCGCCGTCGCCATGCGCCACAAGCCGGAGTTCGCCCCCGGCACCGGCTGGAGCTACTCCAACACCAACTACATCCTCGCCGGAATGGTGATCGAGGAGGTGACGGGCCGGCCCTACGGACGGGAGGTCGAGCGCCGCATCCTGCACCCGCTGAAGCTGACCGCGACCAGCGTGCCCGGCACCGTCGCCGGGATGCCGAGCCCCAGCGGCCGCGCCTACTCGAAACTCTCCCCCGACCCGGCCGCGGACACGGTCCACGACGTCACCGAGCTGAACCCGTCGGCCGCGGGCGCGGCGGGCGAGATGATCTCCAGCACCTCTGATCTGCAGCGCTTCTACCGGGCGCTGCTGGGCGGAAAGCTCCTTCCCGCACGGCAGTTGAAGCAGATGACGGAGACCGTCCCCATCTCACCGGAGCTCCCGCAGCACCGCTACGGGCTCGGTCTGACGCGTACGACGCTGTCCTGCGGCAAGGAGGTCTGGGGCCATGGCGGCGGCATCCACGGGTCCTCGTCCGAGGCGGTCACCACCCGGGACGCCCGGCACTCGCTCGCGCTGAACCTCAACGCGGACTGGACGGGTGACCCGGCGGCCGTCGTGGACGCCGAGTTCTGCCGGCCGTCCGCCCGCGCCACCGGCTAA
- a CDS encoding NUDIX hydrolase, with translation MGQVLRVAAYAVCVRDARILLARWVARDGARRWTLPGGGMDHGEDPLDTVVREVAEETGYAAEVTALLGLDSMHVQRPPRGRGRPGGGSDFHSLRILYEGRITGGALRPETGGSTDLAAWHPLDDVPGLERVALVDIGLALWRDRPPVGRADGHRPADG, from the coding sequence ATGGGTCAGGTGTTGCGGGTGGCGGCCTACGCCGTGTGCGTACGGGACGCACGGATTCTGCTCGCCCGCTGGGTGGCACGGGACGGCGCGAGGCGCTGGACCCTCCCCGGCGGGGGAATGGACCACGGTGAGGACCCGCTCGACACCGTTGTCCGCGAAGTCGCCGAAGAGACCGGATACGCGGCCGAGGTGACCGCACTGCTCGGCCTCGACTCGATGCATGTGCAGCGCCCGCCCAGAGGCCGCGGCAGACCCGGCGGCGGCTCCGACTTCCACAGCCTGCGCATCCTCTACGAGGGACGGATCACCGGCGGCGCACTGCGCCCCGAGACCGGCGGGTCCACGGACCTCGCCGCCTGGCACCCGCTCGACGACGTCCCCGGCCTCGAACGGGTCGCGCTCGTCGACATCGGCCTGGCGCTGTGGCGCGATCGGCCCCCGGTGGGCAGGGCGGACGGACACCGCCCCGCGGACGGCTGA
- a CDS encoding S8 family serine peptidase: protein MTSESQSSISGPRRAARVAAAAGLVAALMATGAAPVHAVTADDPAGPAPVKAAPAADKLGSADADLLAEAEAKGEKTVTLMVATAPGQTEQVAAQLDAVRGGSVGRTFDRLGYVRATLPTAEADAAIKAATKLSSVHGIDLKHEIELDDPTPAGDRGKGAGSQPTAGTYPAPGKNTAAKNPYNPSFETGAVEFVQDHPKYDGRGVTIGIMDSGVDLGHPALQKTTTGERKIADWVTATDPITDGDGTWRAQVTPVTGGTFTAGGLTWKSPEGSFQWSRFSESVTATGDARGDINRDGDTTDVFGLLYDPAAGTVRVDTDQDGDFTDNTAMKPYRNGYQVGYFGTDNPATEVAERIPFVIEIRKDVPMDPFGGDWVGKKADFVNVGIIESEHGTHVAGITAANGLFGGKMNGAAPGAKLVSSRACSWGGGCTNVALTEGMADLVINRGVDIVNMSIGGLPALNDGNNARAELYTRLIDDYGVQLVISAGNEGPGINTIGDPGLADKVISVGAAISKETWAANYGSAVEKKYAMFPFSSRGPREDGGFTPTITAPGAAINTIQTWLPGAPVAEAGYQLPAGYGMLQGTSMSSPQAAGASALLLSAAAQRKIDLAPATLRTALTSTANRISGAAAHEQGSGQIDIPDAWDAITDGATAHEYTVEAPVDTNIDQFLKTPGFGTGLYDREGGLKAGQKKSYEVTIVRTTGPDRPIRHELDWKYNDGTFDLPGSGAVWLPLDKPVTVKVDARPRTAGVHSAILEVDDVRSEGVDKQILATVVVSKELAAPSYSFSASGSVQRNSHTSYFVTVPEGAKTLEVALGGLKGKSQTRFIAIHPYGVAVEDSSTIFCYPNYESPANTCRPDLRSYADPQPGVWEIEVESRRTSPLLDNPYTLDVQVLGAAFDPAVKTLPEAKVGTPAAVDWKVTNGFAAIDGKLKGGSLGSAKVARPTIANHETQESSVTVGEGVERLDIAIGGVSDTAADLDLEVYLGDQLVGQSADGDSEESVSLTEPAAGTYTVVIVGYAVPAGTTEYNYRDVFFASSLGTVKVDETQSVKLASGASAQVAAEVVVGSAAPEGRQFFGEVQLLNTRGTAAGTGSVVIEKVVP from the coding sequence ATGACCAGCGAATCCCAGAGCTCCATATCCGGGCCGAGACGCGCGGCCCGGGTGGCAGCAGCGGCCGGACTCGTGGCCGCACTGATGGCCACCGGCGCCGCCCCCGTCCACGCCGTGACCGCCGACGACCCGGCAGGCCCGGCACCCGTCAAGGCCGCGCCCGCGGCCGACAAGCTCGGCTCCGCCGACGCCGATCTGCTCGCCGAGGCCGAGGCCAAGGGCGAGAAGACCGTCACGCTGATGGTCGCCACCGCCCCCGGCCAGACCGAGCAGGTCGCCGCCCAGCTCGACGCCGTACGGGGTGGCTCGGTCGGCAGGACGTTCGACAGGCTCGGCTATGTCCGCGCCACCCTGCCGACCGCCGAGGCCGACGCCGCCATCAAGGCGGCCACCAAGCTCTCCAGCGTCCACGGCATCGACCTCAAGCACGAGATCGAGCTGGACGACCCCACGCCCGCGGGCGACCGCGGCAAGGGAGCGGGCTCGCAGCCGACCGCCGGCACGTACCCGGCGCCGGGGAAGAACACCGCCGCGAAGAACCCGTACAACCCGTCGTTCGAGACGGGCGCGGTCGAGTTCGTCCAGGACCACCCGAAGTACGACGGCCGCGGCGTGACCATCGGCATCATGGACTCGGGTGTCGACCTCGGCCACCCGGCGCTCCAGAAGACCACCACCGGCGAGCGCAAGATCGCCGACTGGGTGACCGCCACCGACCCGATCACCGACGGCGACGGCACCTGGCGCGCCCAGGTCACCCCGGTCACCGGCGGTACGTTCACGGCGGGCGGTCTGACCTGGAAGTCCCCCGAGGGCAGCTTCCAGTGGAGCCGGTTCAGCGAGTCGGTCACGGCCACGGGCGATGCGCGCGGTGACATCAACCGGGACGGCGACACCACCGACGTGTTCGGTCTGCTGTACGACCCGGCCGCGGGCACCGTGCGCGTCGACACCGACCAGGACGGCGACTTCACGGACAACACCGCGATGAAGCCGTACAGGAACGGCTACCAGGTCGGGTACTTCGGCACGGACAACCCGGCCACCGAGGTGGCCGAGCGGATCCCGTTCGTGATCGAGATCCGCAAGGACGTCCCGATGGACCCGTTCGGCGGGGACTGGGTCGGCAAGAAGGCCGACTTCGTCAACGTCGGCATCATCGAGTCCGAGCACGGCACCCACGTCGCCGGCATCACCGCCGCAAACGGCCTGTTCGGCGGGAAGATGAACGGCGCCGCCCCCGGCGCCAAGCTGGTCTCCTCGCGCGCCTGCTCCTGGGGCGGCGGCTGCACCAACGTGGCGCTCACCGAGGGCATGGCCGACCTGGTCATCAACCGGGGCGTCGACATCGTCAACATGTCGATCGGCGGTCTGCCGGCGCTCAACGACGGCAACAACGCCCGCGCCGAGCTCTACACCCGGCTCATCGACGACTACGGCGTCCAGCTGGTGATCTCGGCCGGCAACGAGGGCCCCGGCATCAACACCATCGGCGACCCCGGCCTTGCGGACAAGGTCATCTCCGTCGGCGCCGCGATCTCCAAGGAGACCTGGGCCGCCAACTACGGCTCGGCCGTGGAGAAGAAGTACGCCATGTTCCCCTTCTCCTCGCGCGGCCCGCGTGAGGACGGCGGCTTCACCCCGACGATCACCGCGCCCGGTGCCGCGATCAACACCATCCAGACCTGGCTGCCGGGCGCCCCGGTCGCGGAGGCCGGATACCAGCTGCCCGCCGGCTACGGCATGCTCCAGGGCACCTCGATGTCGTCGCCGCAGGCCGCGGGCGCGAGCGCACTGCTGCTCTCCGCCGCCGCGCAGCGGAAGATCGACCTCGCCCCGGCGACCCTGCGCACCGCACTGACCAGCACCGCGAACAGGATCAGCGGGGCGGCCGCGCACGAGCAGGGCTCCGGCCAGATCGACATCCCGGACGCCTGGGACGCGATCACGGACGGCGCCACCGCCCACGAGTACACGGTCGAGGCGCCGGTCGACACCAACATCGACCAGTTCCTGAAGACCCCGGGCTTCGGCACCGGCCTGTACGACCGCGAGGGCGGCCTGAAGGCCGGCCAGAAGAAGTCGTACGAGGTCACCATCGTGCGCACCACCGGTCCCGACCGTCCGATCCGGCACGAGCTGGACTGGAAGTACAACGACGGCACCTTCGACCTGCCGGGCTCCGGCGCCGTCTGGCTGCCGCTGGACAAGCCGGTGACCGTCAAGGTCGACGCCCGGCCGCGGACCGCGGGTGTGCACAGCGCGATCCTGGAGGTCGACGACGTCCGCAGCGAGGGCGTGGACAAGCAGATCCTCGCCACCGTGGTCGTCTCCAAGGAGCTGGCCGCGCCGTCGTACTCCTTCTCGGCCTCCGGCTCCGTGCAGCGCAACAGCCACACGTCGTACTTCGTGACCGTTCCCGAGGGCGCGAAGACGCTGGAGGTCGCGCTCGGCGGACTGAAGGGCAAGAGCCAGACCCGCTTCATCGCGATCCACCCGTACGGCGTGGCCGTCGAGGACAGCTCGACGATCTTCTGCTACCCGAACTACGAAAGCCCGGCCAACACCTGCCGCCCCGACCTGCGGTCGTACGCCGACCCGCAGCCGGGCGTCTGGGAGATCGAGGTCGAGTCGCGCCGTACGTCACCGCTGCTGGACAACCCGTACACGCTGGACGTCCAGGTGCTCGGCGCCGCCTTCGACCCGGCCGTGAAGACCCTCCCCGAGGCCAAGGTCGGCACCCCGGCCGCGGTCGACTGGAAGGTCACCAACGGCTTCGCCGCCATCGACGGCAAGCTGAAGGGCGGCTCGCTCGGCTCGGCGAAGGTGGCCCGTCCGACGATCGCGAACCACGAGACGCAGGAGAGCTCCGTCACCGTCGGTGAGGGCGTCGAGCGGCTCGACATCGCCATCGGCGGCGTCTCGGACACCGCGGCCGACCTCGACCTGGAGGTCTACCTGGGCGACCAGCTGGTCGGCCAGTCCGCGGACGGCGACTCGGAGGAGTCCGTCAGCCTCACCGAGCCGGCCGCCGGTACGTACACGGTCGTGATCGTCGGCTACGCGGTCCCGGCCGGCACCACCGAGTACAACTACCGGGACGTGTTCTTCGCCTCCTCCCTCGGCACCGTCAAGGTCGACGAGACCCAGTCGGTGAAGCTCGCCAGCGGCGCGTCGGCGCAGGTCGCCGCCGAGGTCGTGGTGGGCAGCGCGGCCCCCGAGGGCCGGCAGTTCTTCGGCGAGGTCCAGCTCCTGAACACGCGCGGAACCGCCGCGGGCACCGGCAGCGTCGTGATCGAGAAGGTCGTTCCGTAA
- a CDS encoding aspartate-semialdehyde dehydrogenase yields the protein MKVGIVGATGQVGTVMRKILAERKFPADELRLFASARSAGSTIEWEGREITVEDASTADYTGLDIVLFSAGGATSRALAEKVAAQGAVVIDNSSAWRRDPEVPLVVSEVNPHAVKDRPKGIIANPNCTTMAAMPVLKPLHQEAGLTALVATTYQAVSGSGLAGVAELDGQVKAVAEGAAALTHDGGAVDFPDPGVYQRTIAFNVLPLAGSIVDDGSFETDEEQKLRNESRKILEIPELKVSGTCVRVPVFSGHSLQVNARFERPIGVERAYELLRDAEGVELSEIPTPLQAAGKDASYVGRIRVDETVDNGLALFLSNDNLRKGAALNAVQIAELVAEELRG from the coding sequence GTGAAGGTCGGAATCGTCGGAGCCACCGGGCAGGTCGGCACGGTCATGCGCAAGATCCTCGCCGAGCGCAAGTTCCCGGCCGACGAACTGCGGCTCTTCGCGTCCGCCCGGTCGGCCGGCTCCACCATCGAGTGGGAGGGCCGCGAGATCACCGTCGAGGACGCCTCGACCGCCGACTACACCGGCCTGGACATCGTGCTCTTCTCGGCCGGGGGCGCGACCTCCCGCGCGCTCGCGGAGAAGGTCGCCGCCCAGGGCGCCGTCGTGATCGACAACTCCTCCGCCTGGCGCCGCGACCCCGAGGTCCCGCTCGTCGTGTCCGAGGTCAACCCGCACGCGGTCAAGGACCGCCCCAAGGGCATCATCGCCAACCCGAACTGCACGACGATGGCCGCGATGCCGGTGCTGAAGCCGCTGCACCAGGAGGCGGGCCTCACCGCGCTGGTCGCCACCACCTACCAGGCGGTCTCCGGCTCCGGACTGGCGGGCGTCGCCGAGCTGGACGGCCAGGTCAAGGCCGTCGCCGAGGGCGCCGCCGCGCTCACGCACGACGGCGGGGCGGTGGACTTCCCCGACCCCGGTGTCTACCAGCGCACGATCGCCTTCAACGTGCTCCCGCTCGCCGGCTCGATCGTCGACGACGGCTCCTTCGAGACCGACGAGGAGCAGAAGCTCCGCAACGAGTCCCGCAAGATCCTGGAGATCCCGGAGCTGAAGGTGTCCGGCACCTGTGTCCGCGTCCCGGTCTTCTCCGGCCACTCGCTCCAGGTCAACGCCCGCTTCGAGCGTCCGATCGGCGTGGAGCGCGCCTACGAGCTGCTGAGGGACGCGGAGGGCGTCGAGCTCTCCGAGATCCCGACCCCGCTCCAGGCGGCCGGCAAGGACGCGTCGTACGTGGGCCGGATCCGGGTGGACGAGACCGTCGACAACGGCCTCGCGCTCTTCCTCTCCAACGACAACCTCCGCAAGGGCGCGGCGCTGAACGCCGTGCAGATCGCGGAACTGGTGGCGGAGGAGCTCCGCGGCTGA